One part of the Lotus japonicus ecotype B-129 chromosome 2, LjGifu_v1.2 genome encodes these proteins:
- the LOC130740790 gene encoding uncharacterized protein LOC130740790, whose amino-acid sequence MSGKEDYDSDAPEEFTAEQGIQQDEEIQKIQKENKARVVREEKKRRRKWAQNITPRPSNTREKPQDISGTKPQQEPNTAAGFLPDNIVQMLAAQEKQVFLSDSDEEKDGVKPTNSKKKKSKKSGLEPVILSEIGPPQCLHSALEFLKQRKLSVHRSSSVLNNSNRALRLLSSSGVLRQK is encoded by the exons ATGTCTGGTAAAGAAGACTACGATTCCGACGCCCCCGAAGAATTCACAGCTGAGCAG GGGATACAACAAGACGAAGAGATTCAAAAgattcaaaaagaaaacaaggcCAG GGTCGTTCGTGAAGAAAAAAAGCGTCGGAGGAAATGGGCTCAAAATATAACACCTCGACCATCCAATACTCGTGAAAAACCTCAAGATATATCAGGCACTAAGCCTCAGCAAGAACCAAATACTGCTGCGGGATTTCTTCCTGACAACATTGTCCAAATGCTTGCTGCACAAGAGAA ACAAGTTTTCTTATCTGACTCTGATGAGGAGAAAGATGGCGTAAAGCCTACCaattcaaagaagaagaaatcaaaGAAATCAGG CTTGGAACCTGttattttgagcgaaattggtCCTCCTCAATGCTTACACAGTGCCTTGGAATTCTTGAAACAGAGAAAACTTTCAGTTCACAGATCGTCTTCTGTTTTGAACAATTCCAACCGAGCATTGCGTCTACTCTCTAGTTCAGGAGTGTTACGCCAGAAGTAA
- the LOC130740789 gene encoding protein JINGUBANG-like, producing the protein MSSRKGRIFLDEGSVHGRRFGKLKKDGGPADEFDGYNSDNHPRKNSPVRIDAPHLDPQMVADNSPYDTALSPLSKSPWSSHMNEESSTSNNNEALVGSLIREEGHVYSLAATKDLLYTGSDSKNIRVWKNQKEFAGFKSNSGLVKAIVIAGEKILTGHQDGRIRVWKVSGKNEQNHKRVATLPTLRNFIKCSMKPSNYVEVRRHRNVLWIKHYDAISCLSLTEDHSLIYSASWDKTFKVWRASNFKCLESVTAHDDAVNALVVASDGLVFTGSADGSVKIWRREVQGKGTKHFFSQTLLKQECAVTALAINSDGDVLYCGSSDGLLNFWVKETSYEHGGVLRGHKLAVLCLATAGSLVFSGSADMAICVWKRSALSNEHACITVLSGHSGPVKCLAAEKDPEAMCNERRWILYSGSLDKSVKVWKVSESLPPGQQPPQHNYQPRLSAEFPRVSSLKKMGSRRL; encoded by the coding sequence ATGTCATCTAGAAAAGGACGCATATTTTTAGACGAAGGTAGCGTCCACGGAAGAAGGTTCGGCAAGTTAAAAAAGGACGGCGGCCCGGCCGACGAATTCGACGGTTACAACTCCGACAACCACCCAAGAAAAAACAGCCCCGTCAGAATCGACGCACCGCATTTGGATCCTCAAATGGTTGCAGACAATTCCCCTTACGATACAGCCCTCTCCCCATTATCCAAATCTCCATGGTCCTCTCACATGAACGAGGAAAGCTCCACCTCCAACAACAACGAAGCCCTGGTGGGGTCCCTCATCCGTGAAGAAGGCCATGTATACTCCCTCGCCGCCACGAAGGACCTTCTTTACACCGGCTCCGACAGCAAGAACATTCGTGTCTGGAAGAATCAGAAGGAGTTCGCGGGGTTTAAATCCAACAGTGGCTTGGTGAAAGCCATTGTCATTGCAGGAGAGAAGATTTTGACAGGACACCAAGATGGAAGAATCCGAGTCTGGAAAGTCTCTGGAAAAAACGAGCAGAATCACAAGCGTGTTGCCACATTGCCAACGCTGAGAAACTTCATCAAATGCTCAATGAAACCAAGCAATTACGTTGAGGTGAGAAGGCATCGCAATGTGCTTTGGATCAAGCACTACGATGCGATTTCATGTCTTAGTTTAACAGAGGATCATTCTCTGATTTACTCTGCTTCGTGGGATAAGACATTCAAGGTGTGGCGAGCTTCGAATTTCAAGTGTTTGGAATCTGTAACTGCTCATGATGATGCGGTTAACGCGTTGGTGGTGGCGTCCGACGGGCTGGTTTTCACCGGGTCGGCGGACGGCTCGGTGAAGATATGGCGGCGGGAGGTGCAGGGGAAGGGGACAAAGCATTTCTTCTCACAGACGCTGTTGAAGCAAGAGTGCGCGGTGACAGCGTTGGCTATAAACAGCGACGGGGACGTTTTGTATTGTGGATCCTCCGACGGGCTGTTGAATTTCTGGGTGAAGGAGACGAGTTACGAGCACGGCGGGGTGTTGAGGGGGCACAAGCTGGCGGTTTTGTGTCTTGCGACGGCGGGGAGTTTGGTGTTCAGCGGTTCTGCTGACATGGCTATCTGCGTGTGGAAGAGGTCGGCGTTGAGCAACGAGCATGCGTGTATCACGGTGCTGTCGGGGCATAGTGGGCCGGTGAAGTGTCTGGCGGCGGAGAAGGATCCGGAGGCGATGTGTAATGAGCGACGGTGGATATTGTATAGTGGGAGTTTGGACAAGTCGGTGAAGGTGTGGAAGGTGTCGGAGAGTTTGCCACCTGGGCAGCAACCGCCGCAGCACAACTACCAGCCACGGCTGAGTGCTGAGTTCCCAAGAGTTTCTTCGTTGAAGAAAATGGGGTCGAGAAGATTGTAA